A region of Chloracidobacterium sp. DNA encodes the following proteins:
- a CDS encoding DinB family protein has product MKTYRKGAVGAMMDEYERAAAEFRSIIERLTEEQYTRVVDPDTKDANCRSVQTVMSHVVAAGYGYADYIRDAFSMEKTSPKKRQLAQAESLKEFDSMLEYTVATLADKWEMSERRITAVSMTVRWGPTYDLEQLLEHAIVHILRHRRQIDKWGFNAEART; this is encoded by the coding sequence ATGAAAACATATCGAAAAGGCGCTGTGGGCGCGATGATGGATGAGTATGAGCGGGCGGCGGCGGAGTTTCGCTCGATAATAGAGAGGCTGACGGAAGAACAATACACGCGAGTCGTCGATCCTGACACTAAGGATGCGAATTGCCGTTCGGTGCAGACGGTGATGTCGCATGTTGTTGCGGCGGGTTATGGTTATGCGGATTATATTCGCGATGCGTTCTCGATGGAGAAAACGTCGCCGAAGAAGCGGCAGCTTGCACAGGCAGAGTCGCTTAAGGAATTTGATTCGATGCTGGAATATACGGTTGCGACTTTAGCTGACAAATGGGAAATGTCGGAAAGGCGAATAACGGCAGTTTCGATGACGGTTCGCTGGGGCCCGACATATGATCTGGAACAACTACTGGAACACGCTATTGTTCATATTCTGAGACATCGGCGGCAGATCGATAAATGGGGATTTAATGCAGAAGCCCGAACGTGA
- a CDS encoding 50S ribosomal protein L28: MAKRCDICGKGPQFGNNVSHANNKTRRRFNPNLQPVRVQIPGGGNGRIKACTRCIKSGKVVKAA; encoded by the coding sequence ATGGCAAAACGCTGCGACATCTGTGGGAAAGGCCCGCAATTTGGAAATAATGTATCACACGCTAACAATAAAACGCGAAGGCGATTCAACCCGAATCTTCAGCCGGTCCGCGTTCAGATTCCCGGCGGCGGCAACGGACGCATCAAAGCATGTACACGCTGCATAAAATCGGGAAAAGTTGTCAAAGCTGCTTAG
- a CDS encoding RidA family protein: protein MKEIVTTENAPGAIGPYSQAIKAGGMVFCSGQIPIDPKTGEFVSQVVSEQTEQVLVNLNEVLKAAGTSLDNVVKTTVFLADMNDFVEMNEVYGRFFSTNKPARATVQAARLPRDAKVEIECIAVV from the coding sequence ATGAAAGAGATAGTAACCACGGAAAATGCGCCGGGAGCGATCGGCCCTTATTCACAAGCTATTAAGGCTGGCGGAATGGTATTTTGTTCAGGCCAGATACCGATCGATCCGAAGACCGGAGAATTTGTGTCGCAAGTCGTCAGTGAACAGACGGAACAGGTGCTGGTCAATCTGAACGAGGTCTTAAAGGCTGCCGGAACAAGTTTGGATAATGTCGTCAAGACAACTGTGTTTCTTGCCGATATGAATGATTTCGTTGAGATGAATGAAGTTTACGGCCGTTTTTTTAGTACTAATAAGCCGGCGAGAGCGACGGTTCAAGCGGCAAGACTGCCACGCGATGCAAAGGTAGAGATCGAGTGTATTGCGGTTGTTTAG
- a CDS encoding M20/M25/M40 family metallo-hydrolase has product MFISKQITKKALAVFFCLAVFTVMGSSAFTERADHWISVDASELSAVAASVKVADGRQPLSDRAARVLNGVAILRLDDQEMEDLSRSMHDIFHKCGGFVLHSSEADALAWVERMTTADQLAPSVVYSIDNQAAVNILHSSARELDNRQVITDLSAFPNRRYNQPSGLESANWIKNKWTQLAAVRGNNLTTVEFYTHDPSVSPQPSVVLTIRGATLPDEVVVVGAHQDSINGSGSTQPAPGADDDASGIACMTEMIRVMMSKSFRPARTVKFIAYAAEEVGLRGSNAIATAFRTANTNVVGVLQLDMTNYKGSQGVDFAIITDYTNAAQNQFLRDLIATYQPTLNVVNSSCGYACSDHASWHNKSYPASFPFEAPLGNDNPWIHTSTDTISRSNNNADHALKFTKLGLSYVAELAKGCISPRVQCSSIIPERPSKPELKLTSATRGMSGSVFLDAMSF; this is encoded by the coding sequence ATGTTTATATCGAAACAAATCACTAAAAAGGCACTAGCCGTCTTTTTCTGTCTTGCAGTTTTTACCGTTATGGGCAGCAGCGCCTTTACCGAACGAGCGGACCACTGGATCAGTGTGGACGCATCAGAGCTTAGTGCTGTCGCCGCATCCGTAAAGGTAGCTGACGGTAGACAACCGCTTAGCGACCGAGCCGCGCGAGTCTTGAATGGTGTAGCGATACTGCGGCTCGATGATCAGGAGATGGAAGACCTGTCACGCTCGATGCATGACATCTTTCACAAGTGCGGCGGTTTTGTTTTGCATTCAAGCGAAGCAGATGCACTCGCCTGGGTCGAGCGTATGACTACTGCTGATCAACTTGCGCCATCCGTCGTTTACTCGATAGACAATCAGGCGGCTGTAAATATATTGCACTCCTCAGCTCGTGAACTCGACAACAGACAGGTGATAACGGATCTTTCGGCATTCCCCAATCGCCGCTACAATCAGCCAAGCGGACTCGAATCTGCAAACTGGATAAAGAACAAATGGACACAACTGGCAGCTGTAAGGGGAAACAATCTGACGACGGTAGAGTTTTATACTCACGATCCCAGCGTGTCGCCGCAGCCCTCGGTCGTACTGACCATTCGCGGAGCTACTTTGCCGGATGAGGTTGTCGTTGTCGGTGCACATCAGGATTCGATCAACGGCAGCGGCTCAACCCAACCCGCACCCGGAGCCGATGATGACGCGTCTGGCATCGCCTGCATGACAGAGATGATCCGCGTGATGATGTCTAAGAGTTTCCGCCCCGCCAGAACAGTCAAGTTTATTGCGTACGCAGCCGAAGAGGTCGGGCTTCGAGGTTCGAATGCAATAGCCACTGCTTTTCGGACCGCGAATACAAATGTTGTGGGCGTTTTGCAGCTCGATATGACCAATTACAAAGGCAGCCAAGGAGTGGATTTCGCGATAATCACCGATTACACCAATGCCGCTCAAAATCAGTTTCTCCGTGACCTGATCGCCACATATCAACCAACACTGAATGTGGTCAATTCTTCCTGCGGCTATGCCTGCTCGGATCACGCGTCGTGGCACAACAAGAGCTATCCGGCTTCGTTCCCGTTTGAAGCTCCGCTAGGAAATGATAACCCTTGGATTCACACCTCGACCGACACCATCTCACGAAGCAATAACAATGCCGATCACGCTCTGAAATTCACAAAACTTGGCCTTTCATATGTCGCCGAGTTGGCAAAGGGATGCATTTCCCCGCGAGTGCAGTGCAGTTCCATAATCCCCGAACGACCTTCGAAACCAGAACTTAAACTGACAAGTGCTACTCGCGGAATGTCGGGTTCGGTGTTTCTGGATGCGATGTCGTTTTAG
- a CDS encoding SurA N-terminal domain-containing protein, translating to MKIVNAIVQPNKKQILAMSLTAVFAAILGACSVPVANTSGGGSVDSNETAAKVNGKVITMQEVDRAVKQQSQGQESKLSPLELAAARLQVLQGLVEQEVMYQKAEKENMVPSEEDVTGEINKRKVDSRLSVEEFDKQMKQAGLDDKSFRDSAKRALAIQKLVDKVTSRIETPKDQEIADFFKSNPDLFVRKRGVRLAAIVIDPSDGGEGDMTRNEVEASQKVKEVLAKVQQPASDFAALAREFSEDPSKLQGGDLGYISEEELKQNFGANIAAAFMNPQFNIGQVTNMVPVNGKGYIFKLQERVEKEENLTLDSPDVRPQINKLLVDNRKQLLAASYQAIAMNEAKIENYLAKKVVDNPNELSGTRPAGAVNANTSGATNSNTSTNTMAAANANTSTKPEANAKPADKPAEAKKPEATNKTK from the coding sequence ATGAAAATTGTAAACGCAATCGTGCAACCTAATAAAAAACAAATTCTCGCCATGTCCTTAACTGCGGTTTTCGCTGCTATATTAGGGGCATGCAGTGTGCCTGTGGCAAATACTTCGGGCGGCGGCTCTGTCGATTCGAATGAAACCGCTGCCAAAGTAAATGGGAAGGTCATCACCATGCAGGAGGTTGACCGTGCCGTAAAACAGCAATCTCAAGGCCAGGAAAGCAAGTTATCGCCACTCGAATTGGCCGCTGCGAGACTTCAAGTCTTACAGGGCCTTGTTGAACAAGAAGTGATGTATCAAAAGGCGGAAAAAGAAAATATGGTTCCATCCGAAGAGGATGTTACCGGTGAGATCAACAAACGAAAGGTTGACAGCCGTTTATCCGTCGAAGAATTTGATAAGCAGATGAAACAGGCTGGACTCGATGACAAATCATTTCGCGATTCTGCCAAGAGAGCTCTTGCTATCCAGAAACTGGTCGATAAAGTCACGAGCAGGATCGAAACGCCTAAAGATCAGGAGATCGCAGACTTCTTTAAAAGCAATCCTGATCTTTTCGTTCGAAAGCGCGGTGTTCGACTTGCGGCAATCGTCATTGATCCGTCGGATGGCGGTGAAGGCGACATGACAAGAAATGAGGTTGAAGCGAGTCAGAAAGTTAAAGAGGTGCTTGCGAAGGTGCAGCAGCCTGCCAGCGACTTCGCGGCCCTTGCACGAGAGTTCAGTGAAGATCCCAGCAAATTACAGGGCGGTGATCTTGGCTATATTAGTGAAGAAGAGTTGAAGCAGAATTTTGGTGCGAACATTGCGGCGGCTTTTATGAACCCGCAGTTTAACATTGGCCAGGTGACAAATATGGTGCCTGTCAATGGAAAGGGTTACATTTTTAAGCTTCAAGAGAGGGTCGAAAAAGAAGAAAACTTAACACTTGATAGTCCGGACGTTCGCCCACAGATCAACAAACTTCTAGTGGATAACCGCAAGCAACTTCTCGCCGCTTCATATCAGGCAATTGCTATGAACGAGGCCAAGATCGAGAACTATCTCGCCAAAAAGGTTGTAGATAATCCAAATGAATTGAGCGGCACTCGGCCCGCAGGTGCGGTTAATGCAAACACCTCTGGTGCTACGAATTCGAATACGTCAACAAACACAATGGCTGCGGCTAATGCAAATACTTCGACAAAACCCGAAGCAAATGCAAAGCCGGCGGACAAGCCAGCCGAGGCTAAAAAGCCTGAGGCTACGAACAAGACAAAATAG
- a CDS encoding ABC-F family ATP-binding cassette domain-containing protein, producing the protein MLFRLSDIWKSYGGTEILKGVSFQVNPSEKVGLVGRNGAGKTTVFRIITAQESPDEGEVIKMNGLKLGLLDQHVDFGEAETVHTAALSAFKEIHDIEAEMRRLEKTMETDHSEAVLHKYADLQTAFEQADGFSYAAKAEAVLLGMGFSPEKWSDDVRTLSGGQKNRLGMVRLLLSNADVMLLDEPTNHLDVEAVEWLEEFLQTYEKTYVVISHDRYFLDRTTNRVVEMDRGIAVTYKGNYSKYLEERELRREQQIREYENQQQLINKTQEFIRRNLEGQKTKQAKSRRTLLARMERIEAVTSEKSGGNFGLRQVQRTGNNVLTAEDLTIGYDKKVLANKLNFSLHRGDALGIIGGNGTGKTTLVKTILGNIRELGGKIHWGTKVNIGYYSQNLEGLEPRNEVIQELRRVAPTADNGTLRGFLAKFLFMGEDVFKPVSALSGGEKGRLALAKLIYSQKNVLVLDEPTNHLDIPSRESLENALEEYDGTIIAVSHDRFFLDKIANQMLSFESDGTVLNYDGNYTEFHDWKTADIRQETGDKRPEATQQSEPGAIAPGFRETPKTKEQKPKTDPLSKNQINQLEKRIKQIESQIPILESEAAKLTEDMSNPKIASDYAKLAEATTKLSETEARIKSLYEEWESAAGQLQS; encoded by the coding sequence ATGCTCTTCAGACTTTCAGATATATGGAAATCCTACGGCGGGACAGAGATCCTTAAGGGCGTCTCGTTCCAGGTCAATCCGTCGGAAAAAGTTGGACTTGTCGGCCGTAACGGCGCGGGAAAGACGACGGTATTTCGCATCATAACCGCACAGGAAAGTCCTGACGAAGGCGAAGTAATCAAAATGAACGGCCTTAAGCTTGGCCTGCTCGACCAGCATGTTGATTTTGGTGAAGCCGAAACCGTTCATACCGCCGCTCTTTCGGCCTTTAAAGAAATACACGACATCGAGGCTGAAATGCGACGTCTCGAAAAAACGATGGAGACCGATCACTCGGAAGCGGTTCTTCATAAGTATGCCGATCTTCAAACGGCATTCGAACAGGCCGATGGTTTTTCCTACGCCGCGAAAGCTGAGGCTGTTTTGCTTGGTATGGGCTTCTCGCCTGAAAAGTGGTCCGATGATGTGCGGACTCTTTCCGGCGGTCAGAAGAATAGGCTTGGGATGGTGCGGCTGCTGCTGTCAAACGCCGACGTTATGCTGCTGGATGAGCCGACAAACCATCTGGATGTTGAGGCTGTCGAATGGCTAGAGGAGTTTTTGCAAACTTACGAAAAGACCTACGTCGTTATCAGCCACGATCGTTATTTCCTTGATCGTACGACGAATCGTGTAGTCGAAATGGATCGCGGAATCGCAGTCACTTACAAAGGCAATTATTCGAAATATCTTGAAGAGCGCGAACTGCGTCGTGAACAGCAGATACGAGAATACGAAAATCAGCAGCAGTTGATCAACAAGACGCAGGAATTCATCCGCCGCAATCTCGAGGGCCAAAAGACAAAGCAGGCAAAATCACGTCGCACTCTGCTCGCGAGAATGGAGCGTATCGAAGCCGTCACCAGTGAAAAGTCCGGCGGTAATTTTGGGCTCCGTCAGGTTCAGCGAACTGGCAACAATGTCCTTACCGCAGAAGATCTAACGATCGGTTACGACAAGAAAGTGCTCGCGAACAAGCTGAATTTCTCACTTCATCGCGGCGACGCTCTCGGAATCATTGGCGGCAACGGAACCGGCAAGACAACACTCGTAAAGACGATCCTCGGAAATATCCGCGAGCTCGGCGGCAAGATACATTGGGGAACAAAGGTCAACATCGGCTACTATTCTCAGAATCTCGAAGGTTTGGAGCCTCGCAATGAAGTGATACAAGAGCTAAGACGCGTCGCACCTACGGCGGACAATGGCACGCTGCGTGGGTTTCTTGCTAAGTTCCTCTTTATGGGCGAAGACGTTTTCAAACCGGTCTCGGCCCTTTCCGGCGGCGAAAAGGGAAGGCTCGCGCTTGCGAAACTTATCTATTCGCAAAAGAACGTTCTGGTGCTCGACGAGCCGACCAATCACCTCGATATTCCTTCGCGTGAATCGCTCGAGAACGCTCTCGAAGAATACGACGGCACGATCATCGCCGTCAGCCACGACCGCTTTTTCCTCGATAAGATCGCCAACCAGATGCTCTCGTTCGAATCAGACGGCACCGTCCTAAACTACGACGGCAACTACACCGAGTTCCACGACTGGAAGACTGCAGATATTAGACAAGAGACGGGCGATAAGAGACCAGAGGCTACGCAGCAGTCAGAACCTGGAGCGATAGCTCCTGGGTTCAGAGAGACGCCCAAGACCAAGGAGCAAAAACCTAAGACCGATCCTCTCTCAAAAAATCAGATCAACCAACTAGAAAAACGGATCAAGCAGATCGAATCTCAGATCCCGATCCTTGAATCCGAGGCCGCCAAACTTACAGAGGACATGTCTAACCCCAAGATAGCCTCGGATTACGCCAAACTCGCCGAAGCCACGACAAAACTTTCCGAAACTGAAGCCCGGATAAAATCACTTTATGAGGAATGGGAATCAGCGGCGGGGCAGTTGCAATCGTAG